The proteins below come from a single Tenuifilum thalassicum genomic window:
- the miaB gene encoding tRNA (N6-isopentenyl adenosine(37)-C2)-methylthiotransferase MiaB, whose amino-acid sequence MNIYPEDANIFETSNTDDTSRPKVYIETYGCQMNVNDSEVVASILIGNGYSVTSDINQADIILINTCSIRENAETRVFGRLDLFGQIKKQKPSVLVGVLGCMAERLKDQLLEQKKVVDLVVGPDAYRELPVLIRAAEDGQKGVNVLLSREETYADISPVRLDKNGVSAFVSIMRGCNNMCSYCVVPYTRGAERSRDPQTIVKEVQDLFDAGYREVTLLGQNVNSYHWEGQKGLIKHTVNFSDLLEMVALVDPRLRVRFSTSHPKDLTNEVLYTMAMYENICNHIHLPVQSGSTRILKLMNRKYTREDYLNRIEAIRSIIPDCSISTDIIAGFCTETEVDHDLTLSLMREVGFDFAYMFKYSERPNTKAARHLEDDVPEEVKTRRLMEIIELQGKLSEQSKQADVGKRFEVLVEGESKKSKDEFYGRTSQNKVVVFPKAGHKVGDFVYVEITDCTPATLMGKIVEE is encoded by the coding sequence ATGAATATTTATCCAGAAGACGCCAATATTTTTGAGACTTCAAATACCGATGATACTAGTAGGCCTAAGGTTTATATTGAAACCTATGGTTGCCAAATGAATGTAAACGATAGCGAGGTTGTTGCCTCAATACTAATCGGGAATGGCTATAGCGTTACAAGCGATATAAATCAGGCCGATATAATTTTGATTAACACCTGTTCCATAAGGGAGAATGCAGAAACAAGAGTTTTTGGTCGACTCGATCTTTTTGGACAAATCAAAAAGCAAAAACCATCAGTTCTTGTTGGTGTTTTAGGTTGTATGGCCGAAAGGCTTAAGGATCAACTCCTAGAACAAAAGAAAGTTGTTGACCTAGTAGTTGGGCCCGATGCGTATAGAGAGTTACCTGTGCTTATCCGTGCAGCTGAGGATGGTCAAAAAGGTGTTAATGTGCTGCTTTCACGTGAGGAAACTTATGCCGATATTAGTCCTGTAAGGCTTGATAAAAATGGTGTTTCGGCTTTTGTTTCAATAATGCGTGGTTGCAACAACATGTGTTCCTATTGTGTGGTTCCATATACTCGTGGTGCTGAACGTAGTCGTGATCCTCAAACTATTGTTAAGGAGGTTCAAGATCTTTTTGATGCAGGATATAGAGAGGTTACTCTTTTGGGGCAGAATGTAAACTCCTATCACTGGGAAGGGCAAAAAGGGCTTATTAAGCATACCGTTAATTTTTCCGACCTACTGGAGATGGTTGCTCTTGTTGATCCTAGGCTGAGGGTACGCTTTTCCACTTCGCACCCAAAGGATTTGACCAACGAGGTACTATACACCATGGCCATGTATGAGAATATATGCAACCACATACACTTGCCTGTTCAATCGGGATCCACTCGTATACTCAAGCTAATGAACCGAAAGTATACTCGAGAGGATTACCTGAATAGAATTGAGGCCATTCGTTCAATTATTCCAGATTGCTCTATTTCAACCGATATTATTGCTGGATTTTGCACTGAAACCGAGGTTGATCATGATTTAACCCTAAGCCTTATGCGCGAGGTCGGTTTCGATTTTGCCTACATGTTTAAGTATTCCGAAAGACCAAATACTAAAGCTGCTCGCCATTTAGAAGATGATGTGCCCGAAGAGGTAAAAACTCGTAGGTTGATGGAAATTATTGAGCTACAAGGTAAACTCTCCGAGCAAAGCAAGCAGGCCGATGTGGGTAAACGATTTGAAGTGCTAGTTGAGGGGGAGTCGAAAAAGTCGAAGGATGAGTTTTATGGTAGAACAAGTCAGAATAAGGTAGTGGTATTTCCTAAAGCGGGGCATAAAGTTGGTGATTTTGTTTACGTTGAGATAACTGACTGCACGCCCGCTACGCTTATGGGAAAGATTGTTGAGGAATAG
- a CDS encoding response regulator, producing MGFNKILVLDDDQSALRMLFKILYAEGYEVFTTVNSNNILTLALKYKPSLIITDWDMPGFNGLEVVKAIRSNNQTKNIPVLMYTGKLTSVNDLKTALDAGANDFLRKPADEIEILARVKSQILYYKSLVQVIELEKKISEVKINGLKNELEESKSQLISTKIKLLNSIRKQENLLNKIEELKKVVSERNIVFIDSLLSEMKSFDIEERWREYEIVFSKLNSKFLDNLGKTHPELTPNERRMCIYIRSSLSNKDIAAITLLSPDTIKKAKYRLKKKLVPSGNKELDEYIHSL from the coding sequence ATGGGGTTTAATAAAATACTTGTTTTAGACGATGATCAGTCGGCATTAAGGATGCTTTTTAAAATATTGTATGCCGAAGGTTATGAGGTATTTACAACGGTAAACAGTAACAATATTCTAACTTTAGCCTTAAAGTATAAGCCATCGCTCATAATTACCGATTGGGATATGCCTGGTTTCAATGGTTTGGAAGTTGTTAAAGCTATAAGAAGTAACAATCAGACAAAGAATATACCTGTACTAATGTATACTGGCAAGTTAACTTCGGTAAACGATTTAAAAACAGCTCTTGATGCAGGGGCTAACGATTTTCTTAGAAAGCCTGCCGATGAAATTGAAATATTAGCTAGAGTAAAGTCGCAAATTCTTTATTACAAAAGTTTAGTTCAGGTTATTGAACTGGAGAAGAAAATATCGGAGGTTAAGATAAATGGTTTAAAAAATGAACTTGAGGAAAGTAAGAGTCAACTAATTAGCACAAAAATAAAGCTTCTAAATTCAATTCGAAAACAAGAAAATTTACTAAATAAGATTGAAGAGTTAAAAAAAGTAGTATCTGAAAGGAACATTGTATTCATCGATTCATTACTGTCTGAGATGAAATCGTTTGATATTGAGGAGCGTTGGAGGGAGTATGAGATTGTATTTTCAAAGCTTAACTCCAAATTCCTCGATAATTTAGGGAAAACACACCCAGAACTTACCCCGAACGAGCGTAGAATGTGCATATATATTCGATCAAGTTTAAGCAATAAGGACATAGCTGCAATTACCTTACTTTCACCGGATACAATTAAAAAGGCGAAATATCGGCTCAAAAAGAAGTTAGTCCCTTCCGGGAACAAGGAGTTAGATGAATATATTCATTCACTATAA
- a CDS encoding RsmB/NOP family class I SAM-dependent RNA methyltransferase → MKDVFITISLALEEVIFQKRNLDQVISFWISKNKKTWTNKNILQFVTILQETTRWWRLLYEINKEINPKFGTLTQNIVAIYLARTPFGLPQENRITTKLKKEINKTLESLYCIRAIRESIPDWLDKLGSEELGSRWAKEISYLNSNPPIVLRANRLKTTPHELYKILTNEGYKVKKIANSDALILTKSANVFKSNAFKLGMFEQQDFSSQQVVPFLKVEEGQWVVDACAGNGGKSLHLASLMNNKGKIIALDIKDWKLKELKRRARRAGASNIETKPIETSKTIKRLHNKADRLLIDAPCSGLGVLKRNPDTKWHLTAENIDELRLVQRQILEKYCHMLKPGGFMVYSTCSILPSENEQQVKWFIDKMNGQYTLEEEQTLYPSETGFDGFYMARIKRGY, encoded by the coding sequence ATGAAGGATGTATTTATTACAATAAGCCTTGCATTAGAAGAGGTGATCTTCCAAAAAAGAAATCTTGATCAAGTAATATCTTTTTGGATATCAAAAAACAAAAAAACGTGGACTAACAAAAATATTCTGCAATTTGTTACAATACTTCAGGAAACAACTCGTTGGTGGCGACTACTATATGAGATTAATAAAGAGATAAATCCTAAATTTGGAACACTAACCCAAAATATTGTTGCCATATATCTTGCTCGCACACCATTTGGATTACCTCAAGAAAACAGGATAACAACCAAATTAAAAAAAGAAATAAATAAAACACTTGAAAGTTTATATTGCATTCGAGCCATTAGGGAATCTATTCCAGATTGGTTAGACAAGTTAGGCTCTGAGGAACTCGGCTCAAGATGGGCAAAAGAAATAAGCTACCTGAATAGCAACCCACCAATAGTTCTTAGGGCAAATCGGTTAAAAACCACTCCTCATGAGCTATACAAAATTCTTACTAACGAGGGGTATAAGGTAAAAAAAATTGCAAACTCCGATGCTTTAATCCTTACGAAATCGGCAAATGTTTTTAAATCGAATGCATTTAAGTTGGGGATGTTTGAACAACAGGATTTTTCTTCTCAACAAGTTGTTCCATTTCTTAAAGTAGAAGAAGGGCAATGGGTTGTTGATGCATGCGCTGGAAATGGTGGGAAAAGCTTACACCTAGCAAGTTTAATGAACAATAAAGGGAAAATCATTGCACTTGACATTAAAGATTGGAAATTAAAAGAGCTCAAGCGTAGAGCACGAAGAGCAGGTGCTTCAAATATCGAAACTAAACCCATTGAAACATCAAAAACGATTAAGCGATTACACAACAAAGCCGATAGGTTACTAATTGATGCACCCTGTTCTGGATTAGGCGTTCTTAAACGAAATCCAGATACTAAATGGCACTTAACAGCAGAAAATATTGATGAACTCCGCCTAGTTCAACGCCAAATACTTGAAAAATATTGCCACATGTTAAAGCCAGGTGGATTCATGGTATACTCTACCTGCAGCATACTTCCATCGGAGAATGAGCAACAAGTTAAATGGTTTATCGACAAAATGAATGGGCAATATACTCTTGAAGAGGAACAAACATTATATCCATCGGAAACAGGATTTGATGGTTTTTATATGGCTCGAATAAAGCGGGGATACTAA
- a CDS encoding tetratricopeptide repeat-containing sensor histidine kinase, with amino-acid sequence MKKKFIVLALGLALFMLNKVRAQYPGKTLLKVAEHYFPASIDSAKFYAKQAYRYFESKNDTLGLIDASHTLLKIYKAKANVDSAKLYGYLAIELSEKINDLPNLILSYIEIGEFSRSIYRNDISDKYVKEGIRISLKEKIYEHLPYAYNRLAAIYFEKFFDKNLAKDSSYLTQALSFIDSSFYWAGKLNDSTYNCSNANIKGTLLVHLGSIDSGIEQLKQAEELAKREKNFGEYPYILMNLAESYRRMGNIKFQEKYLLQAAHLVDSINYQEGQWFVYQRLFSKYRREKNFKKALDVHLVIDSLEAAALKKNSNRKMKEFKVEVESQHNKQLLEYQKREIVQQHKIILLLASIFILLAVFVIILFRLYRKNVRQKHSLEKKNADIERLLKFQESFRNMIIHDIKNPLSQILYLSSNNIIDNAARRILSLVNNILDLSKYESGKFTISPQWVETSELLASIKQNMQVLFDLKNLKVDIHYTCKELYVDKDVITRVIENILNNAIRFSPVGERIKVDVDLDDAYNEATISIVNWGPQIPDDEMPRIFEFYSRCNDGSIQNYRPTGLGLSFCKMAVEAHGFKIFAENLNSGGVRFWFKVTARILVDSHCKDNSIILTFREQVIIRPYLERLHEIGVNETSRIMSIIEKIPGGANIDIWKQQLENAIFNSDTEAYTKLISLNIVP; translated from the coding sequence ATGAAAAAGAAATTTATAGTCCTAGCCCTTGGTTTAGCATTGTTCATGCTTAATAAGGTACGGGCACAATACCCCGGCAAAACTTTACTAAAAGTTGCAGAACACTACTTCCCCGCAAGCATTGACTCTGCAAAGTTTTATGCCAAACAGGCATACCGCTATTTTGAGAGTAAGAACGACACGTTAGGCTTAATTGATGCATCGCACACATTACTAAAAATTTACAAGGCAAAGGCAAATGTCGATTCGGCTAAGCTTTATGGCTATTTGGCCATTGAGCTGTCAGAGAAGATAAATGATTTACCCAACCTAATACTTAGCTATATTGAGATTGGCGAATTTTCTCGGTCTATTTATCGAAACGATATTTCGGATAAGTATGTAAAAGAAGGAATTCGAATATCACTCAAAGAAAAAATTTACGAGCATTTGCCTTATGCTTACAATAGATTGGCGGCCATATACTTTGAAAAGTTTTTTGATAAAAACCTGGCCAAGGATTCTTCGTATCTTACACAGGCGCTGAGCTTTATAGATTCATCCTTTTACTGGGCAGGAAAGTTAAATGATTCCACCTACAACTGCAGTAATGCCAATATAAAGGGAACCTTACTGGTACACCTTGGAAGCATTGATTCAGGCATTGAGCAATTGAAGCAGGCCGAGGAACTTGCTAAACGAGAGAAGAATTTTGGAGAATACCCCTATATACTCATGAACCTTGCAGAATCCTATCGGCGTATGGGAAACATAAAGTTTCAGGAGAAATATTTGCTCCAAGCCGCACATCTGGTTGATAGCATTAACTATCAGGAGGGACAATGGTTCGTTTATCAGAGACTATTTTCCAAGTACAGAAGGGAAAAGAACTTTAAAAAAGCCCTGGATGTACATCTGGTTATTGATAGCTTAGAAGCTGCTGCACTGAAAAAGAATTCCAACAGAAAGATGAAGGAGTTCAAGGTAGAGGTTGAGAGCCAACATAATAAGCAACTTCTAGAGTATCAAAAAAGAGAGATTGTTCAGCAGCATAAAATCATTCTTCTGCTCGCATCAATCTTTATATTGCTAGCAGTATTTGTAATTATTCTTTTTAGGCTTTATAGAAAAAATGTTAGGCAGAAGCACTCCCTTGAGAAAAAGAATGCTGACATTGAGAGGTTACTTAAGTTTCAGGAGAGCTTTAGAAACATGATTATACATGATATTAAAAACCCATTAAGTCAAATTCTTTATCTATCAAGCAACAACATTATAGACAATGCAGCGCGTCGTATCCTTTCGCTTGTAAACAACATTCTTGACCTATCAAAGTATGAATCTGGTAAATTCACAATATCGCCTCAATGGGTTGAAACTAGTGAATTACTTGCCAGTATTAAACAAAACATGCAGGTTCTTTTTGACCTGAAAAACTTAAAGGTCGATATACATTATACCTGCAAAGAGTTATATGTTGATAAGGATGTGATAACCAGGGTAATAGAAAATATTTTGAATAATGCCATACGGTTTTCTCCTGTTGGTGAGAGAATAAAAGTAGATGTTGACTTGGATGATGCATACAACGAGGCTACGATTTCAATAGTTAACTGGGGACCTCAAATTCCGGATGATGAGATGCCCCGAATATTTGAGTTTTACTCCCGATGCAACGATGGTAGTATTCAGAACTATAGGCCAACAGGACTTGGATTATCGTTTTGTAAAATGGCCGTTGAGGCTCACGGTTTTAAAATATTTGCTGAAAACTTAAATTCTGGCGGAGTTCGGTTTTGGTTTAAGGTAACCGCAAGAATCCTAGTCGATTCTCATTGCAAAGATAATTCAATCATTTTAACCTTTAGAGAGCAGGTTATCATTAGGCCTTACTTGGAAAGGTTACATGAAATAGGTGTAAATGAAACCTCTCGCATTATGAGTATTATTGAAAAAATTCCAGGAGGTGCAAATATTGACATATGGAAACAACAGCTAGAGAATGCTATTTTTAATTCCGATACAGAAGCATATACCAAGCTAATTTCACTTAATATAGTCCCCTAA
- the fbp gene encoding class 1 fructose-bisphosphatase yields MFGYNVKTLTQFIIERQADFPYATGEFTRLLYHVGVAAKLVNKKVNKAGLVDILGEAGNINVQGEEQKKLDLLANWQFVQALKNSRECCGVASEEDQEIITWDDELSRDGNYIFCMDPLDGSSNIDVNVSIGTIFSIYRRISPRGTKPTIEDFLQPGNKQVAAGYVVYGSSTMLVYTTGRGVYGFTLDPSIGEFCLSHLNIQTPENGKIYSVNEANYHQFPEGVKKYIDYCKESDKETNRPYSSRYIGSLVADFHRNLLKGGIFLYPKTQSAPKGKLRLIYECNPIAFLAEQAGGAATDGTKRILDIKPESLHQRVPFFVGSKNMINKLHEFL; encoded by the coding sequence ATGTTTGGCTATAACGTAAAAACGCTTACACAATTCATAATCGAGCGCCAGGCCGATTTTCCTTATGCTACTGGTGAGTTCACACGCTTACTTTACCATGTTGGTGTAGCAGCAAAATTAGTGAACAAAAAAGTCAACAAAGCAGGGTTAGTTGACATTCTTGGCGAAGCAGGCAACATCAACGTTCAAGGCGAAGAGCAAAAAAAACTTGACCTATTGGCCAACTGGCAATTCGTACAAGCATTAAAAAATAGCAGGGAGTGCTGTGGCGTGGCTTCGGAAGAGGATCAAGAAATAATTACATGGGACGATGAGCTTAGTCGCGATGGTAACTATATCTTTTGTATGGATCCACTTGACGGCTCCTCAAATATCGACGTAAACGTATCAATTGGAACAATCTTTAGCATATACCGCAGAATAAGCCCAAGAGGAACAAAGCCAACAATTGAAGACTTTTTACAACCAGGAAACAAACAGGTTGCAGCTGGTTATGTTGTTTATGGGTCGTCAACCATGCTCGTATATACAACAGGACGAGGCGTATATGGCTTCACACTTGATCCCTCTATTGGTGAGTTCTGCTTATCGCATCTAAATATCCAAACACCTGAAAACGGGAAAATTTATTCAGTAAACGAAGCAAACTACCACCAATTCCCTGAAGGAGTAAAAAAATACATCGACTATTGCAAAGAAAGCGACAAGGAAACAAATAGACCCTATTCTTCACGATATATTGGCTCTCTGGTTGCCGATTTCCATAGAAACCTCCTCAAAGGTGGAATATTCTTATACCCCAAAACCCAATCGGCTCCCAAAGGTAAGTTGCGCCTAATTTACGAATGCAACCCAATAGCCTTTTTAGCTGAACAGGCAGGAGGTGCTGCTACTGATGGAACCAAAAGAATACTCGATATAAAACCAGAGTCGTTACATCAAAGAGTTCCCTTTTTTGTGGGCTCGAAGAATATGATTAACAAACTTCATGAGTTCCTTTAG
- a CDS encoding YebC/PmpR family DNA-binding transcriptional regulator produces MSGHNKWSTIKRKKGALDAKRSKEFSRIIKEITVAVKEGGPDPEGNPRLRLAINNAKGVNMPKENIQRAINKAEKDPDNLQELTFEGYGPGGIAIFIECLTDNNNRTVSAVRSTLTKRGGSLGTNGSLSFLFSRKGIFTIAKDKINLEEVELDLIDAGAQDVDDNGDFYVITTEMEDFGKMNKKLEELNIEVENASLQRIPNDFKSVDTDTALKFLKLVEDLEDNDDVQQVYHNLELTDEIMAAMENE; encoded by the coding sequence ATGAGTGGACATAATAAATGGTCAACAATTAAACGCAAAAAAGGCGCACTTGATGCCAAGCGTTCAAAAGAATTTTCAAGAATTATTAAGGAGATAACTGTTGCCGTTAAAGAGGGTGGACCCGACCCAGAAGGTAACCCTCGCCTTCGTTTGGCTATTAACAACGCCAAAGGGGTTAATATGCCCAAAGAAAATATTCAACGTGCAATTAATAAAGCTGAAAAAGATCCAGATAATCTCCAAGAACTCACCTTTGAAGGATATGGCCCTGGAGGAATAGCCATATTTATTGAGTGCCTTACCGATAACAACAACCGCACTGTAAGCGCTGTTCGCTCAACTCTCACTAAACGAGGTGGTAGTTTAGGGACCAATGGATCTCTTTCTTTTCTTTTCAGCCGTAAGGGAATCTTTACTATTGCTAAGGACAAAATTAACCTTGAAGAAGTTGAACTCGACCTTATTGATGCTGGGGCTCAAGATGTTGACGATAATGGTGATTTTTACGTAATTACCACCGAAATGGAAGATTTCGGTAAAATGAACAAGAAACTTGAAGAGCTCAACATAGAAGTTGAAAATGCCAGCCTACAACGTATACCAAACGACTTCAAATCGGTTGATACCGATACCGCTCTTAAATTCCTAAAACTAGTTGAAGATTTAGAAGATAATGACGATGTTCAACAAGTTTACCACAATTTGGAGCTAACCGACGAGATTATGGCTGCAATGGAAAACGAATAA
- a CDS encoding aspartate kinase, whose amino-acid sequence MEPLFVFKFGGASVKSAKAIRNLADILLKHRNRNLVVVISAMAKTTNALEDILSRWFEGDAVGMQERVDELEKFHIEAGLELVDGDENHVLISVIKLLLEQLKSQLKGKPHKSYDFHYDQIVSFGELLSTHIVSYYLNEIGISNILVDARKCIITDTTYRDGIVDEETSSILCQKEFDLGKGNIFITQGFIGGTKVGTTTTLGREGSDYTAAILANLLNAKDVTIWKDVEGVLNADPKIFSNTQKLDKISYQEAIELAYSGAQVIHPKTIKPLQNKGIPLYVKSFINPDAAGTVIINNDNVGKLPPILILKRNQVLISLSPRDFSFVIEDCLSKIFAILYKHRVKVNMIHNSAISFTVCVDYDKIRFERAQEELKEEFSVRYNSGLELLTVRHYTHEIIEEIAKKNVIYLQQRTRSTARFVIDRL is encoded by the coding sequence ATGGAACCTTTATTTGTTTTTAAGTTTGGTGGTGCGTCTGTAAAATCAGCTAAAGCTATTCGTAATCTTGCAGATATTTTACTTAAGCATAGAAATAGGAATTTGGTTGTAGTTATTTCTGCAATGGCAAAAACCACAAATGCTTTAGAAGATATACTATCAAGGTGGTTTGAAGGAGATGCTGTTGGAATGCAAGAAAGAGTTGATGAACTTGAAAAATTCCATATAGAGGCAGGACTTGAACTTGTTGATGGTGATGAAAATCATGTTTTAATTTCTGTAATTAAATTGCTTCTAGAACAGCTAAAAAGCCAGCTAAAAGGTAAACCGCATAAAAGTTACGATTTTCATTATGACCAAATTGTTTCGTTTGGTGAACTACTTTCAACTCATATTGTTAGCTATTATCTAAACGAAATTGGAATATCAAACATATTGGTAGATGCTAGAAAGTGTATTATTACTGATACCACCTATCGCGATGGAATTGTTGATGAAGAGACCTCTTCAATTTTATGCCAGAAGGAATTTGATTTAGGCAAAGGAAATATTTTTATAACACAAGGTTTTATAGGCGGGACAAAAGTTGGGACAACAACAACACTTGGTAGAGAGGGTTCTGATTATACTGCCGCCATATTAGCCAATTTACTTAATGCAAAAGACGTTACAATATGGAAGGATGTGGAGGGTGTTCTTAATGCCGATCCTAAAATATTTAGCAATACTCAGAAACTTGATAAAATTTCATATCAAGAAGCGATTGAATTGGCCTATAGTGGTGCTCAGGTAATTCATCCCAAAACCATTAAACCTCTTCAAAACAAAGGAATACCTTTGTATGTTAAGTCCTTTATCAATCCAGATGCCGCTGGAACTGTAATTATCAATAATGATAATGTTGGAAAATTGCCACCAATTTTGATACTAAAAAGAAATCAGGTCCTTATATCGCTTTCGCCACGAGATTTCTCTTTTGTGATTGAGGATTGCCTTAGTAAAATTTTTGCTATTTTATACAAGCACCGAGTAAAGGTAAATATGATTCACAACTCTGCCATCAGTTTCACTGTTTGTGTTGATTATGATAAAATTAGGTTTGAGAGGGCGCAGGAAGAGCTAAAGGAAGAGTTTTCAGTTCGATATAATTCTGGTCTTGAACTATTAACAGTAAGGCATTATACTCATGAAATAATTGAAGAGATTGCAAAGAAAAATGTAATTTACTTACAACAAAGAACAAGATCAACTGCAAGATTTGTAATTGACCGATTATAA